The following proteins are encoded in a genomic region of Mycobacterium sp. 155:
- the mrf gene encoding ribosome hibernation factor-recruiting GTPase MRF — MRTPVVLVAGQGDTDSVVAELIRNPGTVLVRHRFDGQVVVRTVAMDPPGGRGGPTSGTSDWPLELAHGCVSCTVRDDLLVLLRRLHRRSDVQRIVVQLMEWLEPEPVCWAIENIRVRVGPGYIDGPASRDVRVEGVVTCIDAASWLSEAIGEDELDDGRTVAQVVVGQAELADVLVLTEPDASTLAVLRRLAPRARITVGPDRVELALAHLEPDSPRGRPIAPHDPLLVGEPPLDRDGEVGIVEFTARRPFHPQRLHAVLDLLLDGVVRTRGRVWLANRSAEVMYIESAGGGMRVSNAGKWLAAMDSSERAYVDPQRGALAAVVWDERFGDRHNSLAVLVCGARPDEILGGLRGALLTDDELSNPEDWAHYPDPFGDWHEEPCETAAEETAQPGHHEGESR; from the coding sequence GTGCGAACCCCTGTTGTGCTGGTCGCGGGCCAGGGCGATACCGACAGCGTCGTCGCGGAGCTGATCCGGAATCCGGGCACGGTGCTGGTGCGGCACCGCTTTGACGGCCAGGTCGTGGTGCGGACGGTGGCAATGGACCCGCCTGGCGGGCGGGGCGGTCCCACATCCGGAACATCCGATTGGCCACTGGAACTCGCGCACGGCTGTGTCTCGTGCACCGTTCGCGACGACCTACTGGTGCTGCTGCGTCGTCTGCACCGACGCAGCGACGTCCAGCGGATCGTCGTGCAGTTGATGGAGTGGCTCGAACCCGAACCGGTGTGCTGGGCCATCGAAAACATCCGCGTGCGCGTCGGCCCCGGCTACATCGACGGCCCGGCGTCCCGCGATGTCCGCGTCGAAGGCGTCGTCACCTGTATCGACGCCGCATCCTGGCTCTCGGAGGCCATCGGCGAGGACGAACTCGACGACGGACGCACCGTCGCGCAGGTCGTGGTCGGCCAGGCCGAACTCGCCGACGTGCTGGTGCTCACCGAACCCGATGCCAGCACGCTGGCGGTACTGCGCCGGCTCGCACCGCGGGCCCGCATCACGGTCGGGCCCGATCGGGTCGAGCTGGCGCTGGCCCACCTCGAACCCGACAGCCCCCGCGGTCGCCCTATCGCGCCACACGATCCGCTCCTGGTCGGCGAACCGCCGCTGGATCGCGACGGCGAAGTCGGCATCGTCGAATTCACCGCACGGCGGCCATTTCACCCGCAGCGCCTGCACGCCGTGCTGGACCTGCTGCTCGACGGCGTGGTGCGCACGCGCGGTCGGGTCTGGTTGGCCAACCGCTCGGCCGAGGTCATGTATATCGAATCCGCGGGTGGCGGCATGCGAGTCAGCAACGCTGGAAAATGGCTGGCAGCAATGGATTCCAGTGAGCGCGCCTATGTCGACCCGCAGCGCGGGGCGCTGGCGGCCGTCGTCTGGGACGAGCGATTCGGGGACCGGCACAACTCACTGGCGGTGCTGGTGTGCGGCGCCCGTCCCGACGAGATCCTCGGGGGCCTGCGGGGCGCGCTGCTCACCGACGACGAACTGAGCAATCCCGAGGATTGGGCGCACTATCCAGACCCGTTCGGCGACTGGCACGAGGAGCCGTGCGAGACAGCCGCCGAAGAAACCGCCCAACCCGGACACCACGAAGGAGAATCGCGATGA
- the rpmG gene encoding 50S ribosomal protein L33, translated as MARTDIRPIVKLRSTAGTGYTYVTRKNRRNDPDRIVLRKYDPVIRRHVDFREER; from the coding sequence ATGGCGCGCACCGATATTCGTCCGATCGTCAAGCTACGGTCCACGGCGGGCACCGGCTACACGTATGTCACCCGCAAAAACCGCCGCAACGATCCCGACCGCATCGTGCTGCGCAAGTACGACCCGGTGATCCGTCGGCACGTCGACTTCCGGGAGGAACGCTGA
- a CDS encoding TIGR03943 family protein: MSRETENALLLLIGVSTALIVATGSFTRYVKPTLLPYLIATAVLLIVLALAAIVRDIRHGPADQHDPEHDHAHSRGTAWLLLIPIALLAFVVPPPIRPDAASVTTVSTDILRRPFPPLPDGGTPELSLPDVLIRIAQDTAGTLDNRTIKVTGFTMHDGDHTYLARIVIICCAADAQLARIGLDGPAAEPLTGYPENTWVTVEGSVPAGQNDSGRRTIPTMTVQTAARTDPPPHQYAY, encoded by the coding sequence ATGAGCCGTGAGACCGAGAACGCGCTGCTGCTACTGATCGGGGTCAGCACCGCGCTCATCGTCGCCACCGGCAGCTTCACCCGCTACGTCAAGCCGACCCTGCTGCCGTATCTGATCGCCACCGCGGTGTTGCTCATCGTGCTGGCGTTGGCAGCGATAGTGCGCGACATCCGGCACGGGCCCGCCGATCAGCATGATCCCGAGCACGACCACGCCCACTCCAGGGGCACGGCCTGGCTCCTGCTCATTCCGATCGCCCTGCTCGCCTTCGTGGTCCCGCCGCCGATCCGGCCGGACGCGGCGTCGGTCACCACGGTGTCCACCGACATACTGCGGCGGCCATTCCCGCCACTGCCCGACGGCGGGACTCCGGAACTCTCGCTGCCCGATGTGCTCATCCGCATCGCCCAGGACACCGCAGGCACGCTCGACAACCGGACCATCAAGGTCACGGGCTTCACCATGCACGACGGCGATCACACCTACCTCGCCCGCATCGTCATCATCTGCTGTGCGGCGGATGCGCAACTGGCCCGCATCGGGCTCGACGGCCCGGCTGCCGAACCCCTGACGGGCTACCCGGAGAACACTTGGGTCACGGTCGAAGGCAGCGTGCCTGCGGGGCAGAACGATTCGGGCCGACGCACCATCCCGACCATGACCGTGCAGACCGCGGCGCGCACCGACCCGCCACCACACCAGTACGCCTACTGA
- the rpsR gene encoding 30S ribosomal protein S18, translating into MMAKKNSKKRAPAPELKKPRRNQLDALGVTRIDYKDVQLLRTFISERGKIRSRRVTGLTPQQQRQVATAIKNAREMALLPVASPRS; encoded by the coding sequence GTGATGGCGAAAAAGAACTCCAAGAAACGGGCGCCCGCACCCGAACTCAAGAAGCCCCGGCGCAATCAGCTGGATGCGCTCGGCGTCACCCGGATCGACTACAAGGACGTGCAGCTGCTCCGGACCTTCATCAGTGAGCGCGGCAAGATCCGGTCACGGCGTGTGACCGGCCTGACGCCGCAACAGCAGCGCCAGGTCGCCACCGCGATCAAGAACGCCCGGGAGATGGCACTGTTGCCGGTGGCGAGCCCGCGGAGTTAG
- a CDS encoding cation-translocating P-type ATPase, with protein MRVSAPWMCRDAVRAVAIEDTVGEVSGVRAVHAYPRTASVVVWYSPKRCDRAAVVAAISAAADVERRLVPVRVPHSADIHNADVVRMAIGATALALLGIRRYGFRRPPLLGPTSRMFATGATIFTGYPFLRGALRTLTGDRTAGTDMLVSAATVASLVLRENVVALTVLWLLNIGEYLQDLTLRRTRRAIANLLQGTQDTVWLRLPDGTEVEVAVDTVRIGDEVVVHEQVAIAVDGVVSDGEAIVDQSAITGENLPVALMPGSKVFAGSVVVRGQLVVKAEAVGKHTTIGRIISRVEEAQQDRAPIQTIGENFSRRFVPASFLLSAATLIVTRDVRRAMTMLLVACPCAVGLSTPTAISAAIGNGARRGILIKGGSHLEEAGRVDAVVFDKTGTLTLGRPIVTNVVAFQKEWEPEQVLAYAASSEIHAKHPLAEAVIRSTKERHIEIPPHEECEVLVGLGMRIRADGRTLLLGSPSLLRQEKVRVTKRAVEWVDELRRRAETPLLLAVDGRLAGLISLRDEVRPEAAAVLERLRASGVQRVVMITGDHPDAAAAVAAELGITEWHAEVMPEDKLKLVRELREQGYTVAMVGDGVNDAPALAAADIGIAMGLGGTDVAVETADVALASDDLHRLLDVRGLGGRAVDVIQQNYAMAIAVNAIGLLIGAGGALSPVLAAVLHNASSVAVVANSARLIRYELTS; from the coding sequence ATGCGCGTGTCGGCCCCGTGGATGTGCAGGGATGCCGTGCGCGCGGTGGCGATCGAGGACACAGTCGGCGAGGTGTCCGGTGTACGTGCGGTGCATGCGTATCCGCGGACGGCGTCGGTGGTGGTCTGGTACTCGCCGAAGCGGTGTGACCGCGCTGCGGTGGTGGCGGCCATCTCCGCAGCTGCGGACGTGGAGCGCCGTCTTGTTCCGGTTCGCGTCCCGCACTCCGCCGATATCCACAACGCCGATGTTGTGCGGATGGCTATCGGCGCTACGGCTTTGGCGCTGTTGGGTATTCGTCGTTACGGGTTTCGCCGCCCACCATTGCTCGGACCAACCAGTCGAATGTTCGCCACCGGGGCGACGATCTTCACCGGCTATCCATTTCTGCGCGGTGCGCTGCGGACCCTGACCGGTGACCGCACCGCCGGCACCGACATGCTCGTGTCGGCCGCAACGGTCGCCAGCCTGGTGCTCCGCGAAAATGTGGTGGCGCTGACCGTCCTGTGGCTGCTCAACATCGGAGAGTACCTCCAAGATTTGACGCTACGGCGCACCCGCCGCGCGATCGCCAATCTGCTTCAGGGCACGCAGGATACGGTTTGGCTTCGGCTCCCCGACGGAACCGAGGTCGAGGTTGCCGTTGACACAGTGCGTATCGGCGACGAGGTGGTCGTGCACGAACAAGTGGCGATCGCGGTCGACGGCGTCGTCAGCGATGGGGAGGCGATCGTCGATCAGTCGGCGATCACCGGAGAGAATCTCCCGGTCGCTTTGATGCCTGGGAGCAAGGTCTTCGCAGGCTCGGTTGTCGTTCGCGGACAGCTGGTGGTGAAAGCCGAGGCCGTCGGCAAACATACGACGATCGGCCGGATCATCAGTCGGGTCGAAGAGGCCCAGCAGGACCGGGCGCCTATCCAGACGATCGGTGAGAACTTCTCGAGGCGTTTCGTGCCGGCATCGTTCCTGCTTTCGGCCGCAACGCTCATAGTCACCAGAGACGTACGGCGGGCGATGACCATGCTCCTGGTTGCCTGCCCCTGTGCGGTAGGTCTGTCGACGCCGACCGCGATCAGTGCGGCGATCGGCAATGGCGCCCGCCGCGGGATCCTGATCAAGGGTGGCTCGCATCTTGAGGAAGCCGGCCGGGTTGACGCCGTGGTGTTCGACAAGACCGGCACACTGACTCTCGGCCGTCCCATCGTGACCAATGTGGTTGCCTTTCAAAAGGAATGGGAACCCGAGCAAGTCCTGGCCTACGCCGCCAGCTCGGAGATCCACGCCAAGCACCCGTTGGCCGAGGCGGTCATCCGATCGACCAAGGAGAGGCATATCGAGATTCCTCCGCATGAGGAATGCGAGGTTCTGGTCGGTCTGGGAATGCGTATCAGGGCCGACGGGCGCACTCTGCTGCTGGGCAGCCCGTCGTTGCTACGGCAGGAAAAGGTTCGCGTGACCAAGCGGGCGGTGGAGTGGGTGGATGAGCTGCGCCGCCGGGCCGAGACGCCGTTGTTGCTCGCGGTGGACGGCAGGCTGGCGGGACTGATCAGCCTGCGTGACGAGGTGCGCCCGGAGGCTGCCGCGGTGTTGGAGAGGTTGCGGGCCAGTGGGGTGCAGCGCGTGGTGATGATCACCGGCGACCATCCCGACGCGGCTGCCGCGGTGGCAGCCGAACTGGGCATCACCGAGTGGCATGCCGAGGTCATGCCCGAGGACAAGCTCAAACTGGTACGCGAACTGCGCGAGCAGGGATATACCGTCGCTATGGTGGGCGACGGTGTCAACGACGCGCCGGCGTTGGCGGCAGCCGACATAGGCATCGCGATGGGCCTGGGCGGAACCGATGTCGCGGTCGAAACCGCCGATGTCGCTTTGGCAAGTGATGATCTGCACCGGTTGTTGGATGTCCGAGGACTCGGCGGGCGGGCGGTCGACGTCATCCAGCAGAACTACGCCATGGCCATCGCGGTCAACGCGATCGGTCTGCTGATCGGTGCGGGCGGCGCGCTCTCGCCTGTGCTCGCGGCTGTGCTCCACAACGCGTCGTCGGTTGCGGTGGTGGCCAACAGTGCCCGACTGATCCGCTATGAGTTGACTAGCTGA
- the rpmB gene encoding 50S ribosomal protein L28 — translation MSAHCQVTGRKPGFGNTVSHSHRRSRRRWDPNIQNKTYYLPSEGRRIRLRVSAKGIKVIDRDGIEAVVARLRSSGEKI, via the coding sequence ATGTCGGCCCACTGCCAAGTCACCGGGCGCAAGCCCGGGTTCGGCAACACCGTGTCCCACTCACACCGTCGCAGTCGTAGACGCTGGGATCCGAACATCCAGAACAAGACCTATTACCTGCCCTCGGAAGGGCGTCGGATCCGGCTGCGGGTCAGCGCCAAGGGCATCAAGGTGATCGACCGCGACGGCATCGAAGCAGTGGTCGCCAGGCTGCGCAGCAGCGGAGAGAAAATCTGA
- a CDS encoding metal ABC transporter solute-binding protein, Zn/Mn family: MQTVIVIAVNLTLPRTLRATAAAVLLAAPFALAACSGSGTETASSTSAAAAGDCPTTPVDVVVSVDQWGDIVSDLGGACAKVTTVLASSSVDPHDYEPSPSDAAKFAGAQLVVINGGHYDEWAAKLAASSAASAPVVNAIDLDRGEGAGVNPHAWYRPATVTAVADAVTAKLSDLAPQAKDYFQGRRSAFTDQMKPYNQLIDTIKTKGAGKTYAATETVFDDMAGALGLSDRTPEGYQVASSNETDPSPADLDAFLRLLSDKGVDVLIYNTQTEGSVPEQIRTAAEKAGVPVVEVTETVAPGAKSFEAWQVDQLTALAKALQIQT, from the coding sequence ATGCAAACGGTTATCGTTATCGCCGTGAACCTCACCTTGCCCCGCACACTGCGCGCCACGGCCGCCGCTGTGTTGCTCGCCGCACCCTTCGCTCTGGCCGCCTGCTCCGGCTCCGGCACCGAGACCGCTTCGTCGACAAGCGCCGCCGCCGCGGGTGACTGCCCGACCACGCCGGTTGACGTCGTCGTCAGCGTCGATCAGTGGGGCGACATAGTCTCCGACCTCGGCGGGGCCTGCGCCAAGGTCACGACCGTGTTGGCCAGTTCGTCGGTCGACCCGCACGACTATGAGCCCTCGCCGTCGGACGCGGCCAAGTTCGCCGGTGCCCAACTGGTCGTCATCAACGGCGGCCACTACGACGAGTGGGCGGCGAAGCTGGCCGCGAGTTCGGCGGCGAGTGCGCCCGTCGTCAACGCCATCGATCTCGACCGCGGCGAGGGCGCCGGCGTCAATCCCCACGCCTGGTACCGTCCGGCCACTGTGACGGCCGTTGCCGATGCAGTCACGGCCAAGCTGAGCGATCTGGCACCGCAGGCCAAGGACTATTTCCAGGGCCGGCGCTCGGCATTCACCGACCAGATGAAGCCCTACAACCAGCTCATCGACACCATCAAGACCAAGGGTGCGGGCAAGACCTACGCCGCCACCGAAACCGTGTTCGACGACATGGCCGGCGCCCTCGGGCTGTCTGACCGCACGCCCGAGGGCTATCAGGTGGCGTCGTCCAACGAGACCGATCCCTCACCTGCCGACCTGGACGCCTTCTTGCGGCTGCTGAGTGACAAGGGCGTCGACGTGCTGATTTACAACACTCAGACCGAAGGGTCGGTGCCAGAGCAGATCCGTACCGCTGCCGAGAAGGCAGGAGTTCCGGTGGTCGAAGTCACCGAAACGGTGGCGCCGGGAGCGAAGTCGTTCGAGGCTTGGCAGGTGGACCAACTCACCGCTCTTGCCAAAGCCCTTCAGATCCAGACGTGA
- a CDS encoding permease, with the protein MTAVATSATATRKRLGSMPVLVVGIIALALAGGPARDFVERTPKVATAATVFCGVFVQALPFLALGVVISGLIAVFVTPERLTRWLPRRTGVAILAAGVGGAALPGCECGSVPVARRLFNDGTLGAAALTFMLAAPAINPVVLVATAVAFPGHPQMVAARCAASLLTALIMGAAWSRFGKPEWITRRLPRPHHDDGSKWTVFIEAARHDFLTACSYLVIGAAAAGALHVLVPAWVYEHLAGHLVLGVVTMALLAVVLALCSEADAFVAASLTMLPLLPRLVFLVVGPAVDLKLFAMQAGMFGRAFAVRFSPATFVVATLVGTGIGLLVLGAQ; encoded by the coding sequence ATGACCGCCGTGGCGACGAGCGCGACGGCGACGCGAAAGCGGTTGGGGTCCATGCCCGTCCTCGTCGTCGGCATCATCGCACTGGCCCTGGCCGGCGGCCCGGCGCGGGACTTCGTCGAGCGGACCCCGAAGGTGGCGACCGCTGCCACGGTGTTCTGCGGGGTGTTCGTACAGGCGCTGCCCTTCCTCGCACTCGGTGTGGTGATCAGCGGGTTGATCGCGGTTTTCGTCACGCCCGAGCGGTTGACCCGCTGGCTGCCGCGGCGCACCGGCGTCGCAATTCTCGCTGCCGGCGTGGGCGGTGCCGCGCTCCCCGGCTGTGAATGCGGATCGGTACCCGTGGCGCGCCGCCTGTTCAACGACGGCACGCTCGGTGCGGCCGCACTGACGTTCATGTTGGCGGCTCCGGCCATCAACCCCGTGGTGCTGGTCGCGACGGCGGTCGCGTTTCCGGGTCACCCGCAGATGGTGGCGGCCCGATGCGCGGCGTCACTGCTGACGGCACTCATCATGGGTGCGGCGTGGTCCCGGTTCGGCAAACCCGAATGGATCACCAGGCGGCTACCCCGGCCCCACCACGACGACGGCTCGAAGTGGACGGTATTCATCGAAGCCGCCCGCCATGACTTTCTCACCGCCTGCTCCTACCTGGTCATCGGCGCGGCCGCCGCGGGTGCGCTGCACGTGCTGGTCCCCGCCTGGGTATATGAGCACCTGGCCGGGCATCTGGTGCTCGGCGTGGTCACCATGGCGCTGCTGGCCGTGGTGCTGGCGCTGTGTTCGGAGGCCGACGCGTTCGTCGCGGCCAGCCTGACCATGTTGCCGTTGTTGCCGCGGCTGGTGTTCCTGGTGGTCGGGCCCGCCGTCGACCTCAAGCTGTTCGCGATGCAGGCCGGCATGTTCGGCCGGGCGTTCGCCGTCCGGTTCTCCCCAGCCACCTTCGTGGTGGCGACCCTGGTCGGGACCGGGATCGGGCTGCTCGTGCTGGGCGCGCAATGA
- a CDS encoding LamB/YcsF family protein produces the protein MGATVDLNADLGEGFSVWQLGDDEAMLSVVTSANLACGFHAGDPALLLRTCRAAADRGVRVGAQVSYRDLAGFGRRFIDVAPEELTAEVIYQIGALQAIAHAAGTSVSYVKPHGALYNTIVSHTDQAAAVAAAVYAVDPALPVLGLSGSAFFAEAAQLGLRTVAEAFADRAYQPDGTLVSRRQPGAVLHDPAEIAKRTLAMVSAGQVRAVDGSTVAITAESVCVHGDSPGAVQIAVAVRECLTASGVTLRAFS, from the coding sequence GTGGGCGCGACTGTCGACCTCAACGCCGATCTGGGTGAGGGTTTTTCGGTGTGGCAGCTCGGGGACGACGAGGCCATGCTCAGCGTCGTCACGAGCGCCAACCTGGCGTGCGGCTTTCACGCCGGAGACCCGGCGTTGCTGCTGCGCACGTGCCGCGCGGCCGCCGACCGCGGCGTACGGGTCGGAGCGCAGGTCAGCTACCGGGACCTGGCCGGCTTCGGCAGGCGGTTCATCGACGTCGCGCCCGAGGAACTCACCGCCGAGGTGATCTATCAGATCGGGGCCCTACAGGCCATCGCCCACGCGGCAGGCACATCGGTCAGCTACGTCAAACCGCATGGCGCGCTGTACAACACGATCGTCAGCCACACCGATCAGGCGGCCGCCGTCGCCGCTGCGGTGTACGCCGTCGACCCCGCGCTGCCGGTACTTGGCCTGTCCGGATCGGCGTTCTTCGCCGAGGCGGCGCAGCTGGGCTTACGGACGGTTGCCGAGGCCTTCGCCGACCGTGCTTACCAGCCCGACGGCACGCTGGTGTCGCGCCGCCAGCCCGGTGCGGTGTTGCACGATCCGGCCGAGATCGCCAAGCGGACCCTCGCCATGGTCAGCGCCGGGCAGGTGCGGGCCGTCGACGGCTCGACGGTTGCCATTACCGCAGAATCCGTTTGCGTACACGGTGATTCACCAGGCGCGGTGCAGATCGCGGTTGCCGTACGAGAGTGCTTGACGGCATCGGGTGTCACGCTCAGGGCGTTCAGCTAG
- a CDS encoding metal ABC transporter ATP-binding protein: protein MTPDSNRGPAADPPALIFNDVSVVRGGRLIWSEGTFEIPAGGIVALIGSNGSGKSTMLQLVLGLLPTASGSVRVLGGKPGENNDLIGYVPQDYVAGAGEAIRARDAVMLGLTGRRWGLRRTTRADMARVDDALRWVEATDFADRRLAQLSGGQRQRIALANALVGHPKMLILDEPLAALDLRNQHEIVGLLARLNADLGVTILVVAHDLNPLLSVLDSAIYLLDGHAHYAAIDEVVDADLLTHLYGTKVQVANTLQGKMYMRSGQ from the coding sequence GTGACACCAGACTCCAACCGCGGACCGGCAGCCGATCCGCCCGCACTGATCTTCAACGATGTCAGCGTGGTGCGCGGCGGACGGCTGATCTGGTCGGAAGGCACCTTCGAGATCCCGGCCGGTGGCATCGTCGCGCTGATCGGGTCGAACGGCTCTGGCAAATCGACCATGCTCCAGCTCGTGCTGGGCCTACTGCCGACGGCATCGGGTTCAGTGCGGGTGCTGGGCGGTAAGCCAGGGGAGAACAACGATCTGATCGGCTATGTGCCGCAGGACTATGTCGCGGGTGCGGGGGAGGCGATCCGGGCCAGGGACGCGGTGATGCTCGGGCTCACCGGGCGTCGCTGGGGACTGCGTCGCACGACTCGGGCCGACATGGCCAGGGTCGACGACGCGCTGCGGTGGGTCGAGGCCACCGATTTCGCCGACCGGCGGCTCGCGCAGCTCTCCGGCGGGCAGCGACAGCGCATCGCCCTGGCTAACGCCCTTGTGGGACATCCGAAGATGCTCATCCTCGATGAACCGTTGGCGGCGCTGGACCTGCGTAACCAGCATGAGATCGTGGGCCTGCTGGCCCGTCTGAACGCCGATCTCGGTGTGACGATTCTCGTTGTCGCCCACGACCTCAACCCACTGCTGTCGGTCCTCGACAGTGCCATCTACCTGCTCGACGGTCATGCTCACTACGCTGCGATCGACGAGGTGGTCGACGCCGATCTGCTGACCCACCTGTACGGCACGAAGGTTCAAGTGGCCAACACCCTGCAGGGCAAGATGTATATGAGGAGCGGGCAGTGA
- a CDS encoding GTP-binding protein, with the protein MTPLLPVTVLSGFLGAGKTTLLNHILANRDGRRVAVIVNDMSEVNIDAALVAGQGHLDRTQEKLVELTNGCICCTLREDLIEAVGELARQNRFDHLVIESTGISEPMPVAATFSWEFEDGFSLGALARLDTLVTVVDASTFLTELARGEALAAREMTAGPGDARSVADLLVDQVEFADVILLNKTDLVGEQRLGAVEAVVRRLNPKARLIHTDHGVVDLDEVMNTGLFDPIAAAAAPGWDEEIAGGHTPETEEYGIGSMTFRSDRPFHPQRLAAALDQITGLLRSKGFCWIASRPAIAAIWSQAGPNLVIEPAQFWSRTEVPASQEIVFIGIRIDRDGLDALLRGALLTDDELALGEQAWLRYPDPLPEWSVTHVHAP; encoded by the coding sequence ATGACCCCCTTGCTACCCGTCACGGTCCTGTCCGGCTTCCTCGGCGCAGGCAAGACCACGCTGCTCAACCACATCCTGGCCAACCGTGACGGCAGACGCGTCGCGGTCATCGTCAACGACATGAGCGAGGTCAACATCGACGCGGCCCTCGTCGCCGGGCAGGGACACCTCGATCGCACCCAGGAGAAGCTCGTCGAACTCACCAACGGCTGTATCTGCTGCACGCTGCGCGAGGACCTCATCGAGGCCGTCGGTGAGCTGGCCCGGCAGAACCGGTTCGACCATCTGGTGATCGAGTCGACCGGCATCTCCGAACCCATGCCGGTCGCGGCGACGTTCAGCTGGGAATTCGAGGACGGCTTCAGCCTGGGTGCACTGGCTCGATTGGACACGTTGGTGACAGTCGTCGACGCGTCGACGTTCCTGACCGAGTTGGCCAGAGGCGAAGCGCTGGCCGCCCGCGAGATGACCGCGGGACCGGGCGACGCACGCAGCGTCGCCGACCTGCTCGTCGATCAAGTCGAATTCGCCGACGTCATCCTGCTGAACAAGACCGATCTGGTCGGCGAACAGCGGCTCGGAGCAGTCGAGGCGGTAGTGCGCCGGCTCAATCCCAAGGCCCGACTCATACACACTGACCACGGCGTCGTCGACCTCGACGAAGTAATGAACACCGGCCTGTTCGATCCGATCGCCGCCGCGGCGGCACCAGGCTGGGACGAAGAGATCGCCGGCGGACACACGCCGGAGACCGAGGAGTACGGCATCGGCTCGATGACGTTTCGCTCCGACCGGCCGTTTCACCCCCAGCGGCTGGCGGCGGCGCTCGATCAGATCACCGGCCTGCTGCGCAGCAAGGGTTTCTGCTGGATCGCCAGCAGGCCGGCGATCGCCGCGATCTGGTCGCAGGCCGGCCCTAACCTCGTCATCGAGCCCGCTCAGTTCTGGTCGCGCACCGAGGTACCGGCAAGTCAGGAAATCGTGTTCATCGGTATCCGCATCGACCGTGACGGGCTCGACGCCCTGCTGCGCGGCGCGCTGCTGACCGACGACGAGCTGGCCCTCGGCGAACAGGCGTGGCTGCGCTACCCCGATCCATTACCGGAGTGGAGCGTCACGCACGTACACGCCCCCTAA
- a CDS encoding DUF1490 family protein, giving the protein MIWHGLLAKAATTVITGAVGVAAYEGLRKAVAKTPVREAAVTTTTWALRGARKAEEGAEAARLKVGDVVAEARERIGEEVPPPAAAEINHDHDH; this is encoded by the coding sequence ATGATTTGGCATGGCTTGCTGGCGAAGGCGGCGACGACGGTGATCACCGGAGCGGTCGGAGTGGCTGCGTACGAGGGATTGCGTAAGGCGGTCGCAAAAACACCGGTCCGAGAGGCCGCGGTGACCACGACCACGTGGGCTTTGCGCGGTGCGCGCAAGGCCGAAGAGGGCGCGGAAGCCGCCCGTCTGAAGGTCGGAGACGTGGTCGCGGAGGCGCGGGAACGGATCGGTGAGGAAGTGCCGCCTCCCGCAGCGGCCGAGATCAATCACGACCACGATCACTGA
- the rpsN gene encoding 30S ribosomal protein S14, whose amino-acid sequence MAKRSKIVKNEKRRELVERYAERRAELKEIIRNPASSREQRAAAVSTLQRLPRDSSPVRLRNRDAIDGRPRGHLRKFGLSRVRVRELAHRGELPGVRKSSW is encoded by the coding sequence ATGGCCAAGCGATCCAAGATCGTCAAGAACGAGAAGCGCCGAGAGTTGGTGGAGCGCTACGCCGAACGTCGCGCTGAACTCAAGGAGATCATCCGCAATCCGGCGAGCTCGCGCGAGCAGCGGGCCGCGGCGGTCTCGACGCTGCAGCGCCTTCCGCGGGACTCCAGCCCGGTGCGGCTGCGCAACCGCGATGCTATCGATGGCAGGCCCCGCGGCCATCTGCGCAAGTTCGGACTGTCGCGCGTGCGGGTCAGGGAACTGGCGCATCGCGGCGAGCTGCCCGGTGTGCGGAAGTCGAGCTGGTGA